In Stieleria varia, one genomic interval encodes:
- a CDS encoding TolC family protein, with protein MSQRRKTTAKSPPRRKQKFLLALLVTLSGCRSASDCVVSKPALPPPDAAVSIAPSPTAKPAQPISGHDIAIEDSTDAMLVGYRLDEAIAETADPDVESPDAPVTLDDLIATAMASHPSIAAARQQVAAASHRIPQATALEDPIVGNTFWPIHDQALQTAGGRIGHQFSLSQKVPWPEKLDARGQVACREVQVARAEVARKESEIVEAVRLAYYELWLATELVRIVDDNTELVEDLITVAQARYTTGGSQQDVLRAELEGDRLAEQLITLRRQREQARADLGALVRMPVNDTVSTTDDLNVDEVVPQIELLIAQAEHCNPTLQGLAAEIARDRAKESLACLQQYPDFQLGLGYSIVSDDHDVISPVANGHDNINFSLGVTLPIWRDKINAGISEAAHNRSSTALRREAERDRLRGTLRRQVAAAYAAVEQLELLRTRLIPRTEQTLTLSTADYQNKKADFTDLVATYRELLALQVQVARTQATLASTLAQMERAVGCPS; from the coding sequence ATGAGCCAGCGGCGAAAAACAACAGCAAAATCGCCGCCGCGACGGAAGCAAAAGTTTCTCCTCGCCCTGTTGGTCACGCTGTCCGGCTGCCGATCAGCTAGCGATTGCGTTGTCTCCAAGCCAGCTTTGCCTCCGCCGGACGCGGCCGTTTCGATTGCCCCCAGTCCGACGGCTAAACCTGCTCAGCCGATTTCGGGGCACGATATTGCCATCGAGGATTCCACCGACGCAATGCTGGTGGGATACCGGCTCGATGAAGCCATCGCTGAGACAGCGGATCCAGATGTCGAAAGCCCCGATGCCCCTGTCACGCTCGACGATCTGATCGCCACGGCCATGGCATCTCACCCGTCCATTGCCGCCGCTCGACAACAGGTCGCTGCCGCGTCCCACCGGATTCCACAAGCCACAGCGCTCGAAGACCCCATTGTCGGCAACACCTTTTGGCCCATCCACGACCAAGCCCTGCAGACCGCTGGCGGACGCATCGGCCATCAGTTCTCACTCAGCCAAAAGGTTCCTTGGCCAGAAAAGCTGGATGCTCGAGGGCAGGTCGCATGCCGTGAAGTCCAAGTCGCTCGGGCGGAGGTCGCTCGAAAGGAAAGTGAGATCGTCGAGGCCGTTCGCTTGGCGTACTACGAACTCTGGCTGGCCACCGAACTGGTGCGAATCGTCGATGACAACACCGAGTTGGTGGAAGACCTCATCACCGTTGCCCAAGCCCGCTACACGACGGGCGGCAGCCAACAGGATGTGCTGCGCGCCGAACTCGAAGGCGATCGCTTGGCCGAACAACTGATCACGCTGCGTCGGCAACGCGAGCAGGCACGTGCCGATCTCGGTGCCCTGGTCCGAATGCCAGTGAACGACACGGTCTCAACGACCGACGATCTCAACGTTGACGAAGTGGTTCCGCAAATCGAGTTGCTGATCGCGCAAGCAGAGCATTGCAACCCGACGCTGCAGGGACTCGCTGCTGAAATAGCCCGCGACAGAGCCAAGGAGTCGCTTGCTTGTTTGCAGCAGTACCCCGACTTTCAGCTTGGCTTGGGCTACTCGATTGTCAGTGACGATCATGATGTGATCAGCCCCGTCGCCAACGGTCATGACAATATCAACTTCTCTCTCGGGGTGACGCTGCCGATTTGGCGAGACAAGATCAACGCTGGGATCAGCGAAGCGGCCCACAATCGCAGCAGCACGGCGCTGCGCCGCGAAGCCGAACGCGATCGTCTCCGTGGCACGCTTCGCCGCCAAGTCGCCGCCGCGTACGCCGCGGTCGAACAGCTCGAACTCCTGCGAACGCGACTCATTCCCCGCACCGAACAAACTCTCACGCTCAGCACGGCCGACTATCAAAACAAGAAAGCTGACTTTACCGACCTGGTCGCAACCTACCGCGAACTCCTTGCCCTGCAAGTCCAAGTGGCCCGAACCCAAGCCACCCTCGCCAGTACTCTCGCCCAAATGGAACGAGCCGTCGGCTGTCCCAGTTGA